The Vigna unguiculata cultivar IT97K-499-35 chromosome 6, ASM411807v1, whole genome shotgun sequence genome contains a region encoding:
- the LOC114187754 gene encoding uncharacterized protein LOC114187754, with amino-acid sequence MDELIPQNFVIPKITPFSGNLDPELHLETFQARMLISGGTDAIRCKMFVGTLTEIALKWFSIIPNATIKLFAEFSRAFLERMKIVDPNEGLLVKAFVKELHASPFSESLYRISPKTLMEIRQRAAVEIKIEEALRHKRSGDKRLLINNENERTVRPFRKERTPPRKMLDRKFVSYLAQKRNELHRVRRMPTLKVAPSEVLEYVEITKHLRYPSNTGKILNSRPNSWCRFHQVGGHDTDSCYTLANQLSTLLDRGLMKKYVKINIKEKPILSSATELHEEPILGDFNIIAGGFARGGQTSLARKRYVRSIMTTTKIERPKKVPDNMFLSEDLKGVVPHEDDLIVLSVITMGRNVLRVLVDKGSLANVIFWNAFVGLQIPIDHLQPFDGVLVGFSGDQVEVRGYVDLWTTFRDKEVTKTIFVRYILVNAPLSYNLLLGGPSTNKLGAVISTVHLKMKFPTDDGMVVTMAVNQEIDRKCYEDSLKAR; translated from the exons ATGGATGAACTGATCCCCCAAAACTTTGTGATTCCCAAGATCACACCTTTCTCGGGAAATTTGGACCCTGAATTGCACCTGGAGACATTTCAAGCGCGAATGCTAATTTCAGGTGGAACTGACGCGATACGATGTAAGATGTTCGTAGGCACGTTAACGGAGATCGCCCTCAAGTGGTTCAGTATTATTCCCAATGCCACAATCAAATTGTTTGCTGAATTCTCACGCGCATTCTTGGAAAG AATGAAGATAGTGGATCCGAATGAAGGATTGCTTGTGAAAGCCTTTGTAAAGGAGCTTCATGCTAGCCCTTTTAGTGAATCACTATATCGGATTTCGCCAAAAACTCTAATGGAGATTCGGCAAAGGGCAGCAGTGGAGATCAAAATTGAGGAAGCTTTGCGACACAAAAGATCGGGAGATAAGAGGCTATTGATCAATAATGAGAATGAAAGAACTGTTAGGCCATTCAGAAAAGAAAGAACTCCTCCTCGGAAAATGCTAGATAGGAAATTTGTTTCCTATTTAGCACAAAAAAGAAATGAGCTTCATAGGGTTCGGAGGATGCCCACTCTTAAGGTTGCTCCGTCTGAGGTACTAGAATATGTTGAGATAACTAAGCACTTACGTTATCCTAGTAATACAGGAAAGATTCTCAACTCTCGACCGAACTCTTGGTGCAGATTTCATCAGGTTGGGGGACATGATACAGATTCTTGTTATACTTTGGCTAATCAATTATCTACTTTACTGGATAGGgggttaatgaaaaaatatgtcAAGATAAACATTAAAGAAAAGCCTATTCTGTCCTCGGCAACCGAGCTCCATGAAGAACCTATTCTGGgagatttcaatataattgcGGGAGGATTCGCTAGAGGTGGACAAACCAGTTTAGCTCGAAAGAGATATGTGAGGAGTATTATGACGACAACTAAAATTGAACGACCAAAGAAAGTCCCTGATAATATGTTCTTAAGCGAAGATTTAAAAGGAGTAGTACCCCATGAAGATGATCTGATAGTGTTATCTGTCATTACAATGGGAAGGAATGTTCTTAGGGTCTTGGTGGATAAGGGGAGTTTGGCAAATGTGATCTTTTGGAATGCCTTTGTAGGGTTGCAAATTCCCATCGATCATCTACAACCCTTTGATGGGGTGCTCGTTGGGTTCTCGGGAGATCAGGTGGAGGTCAGAGGATATGTGGATTTGTGGACAACTTTCAGAGACAAAGAGgttactaaaacaatttttgtaagATATATCCTTGTAAACGCTCCACTTTCATATAATTTGTTGTTAGGCGGACCTTCTACCAACAAATTGGGGGCCGTGATATCTACTGTTCATCTAAAGATGAAATTCCCTACGGATGATGGGATGGTAGTTACAATGGCAGTGAATCAAGAAATAGATCGTAAATGTTATGAAGATAGTCTCAAGGCGAGGTGA